In the genome of Saccharomonospora viridis DSM 43017, one region contains:
- a CDS encoding bifunctional methylenetetrahydrofolate dehydrogenase/methenyltetrahydrofolate cyclohydrolase: MTATILDGRATKDAIFAELTPRVSALTEQGRTPGLATVLVGDDPGSHAYVKMKHADCAKVGINSIRRDLPSDISQEELFAVVDELNADPACSGYIVQLPLPKHLDENAVLQRIDPAKDVDGLAPLSLGNLVLNEPGFRPCTPAGIIELLRRYEVPLNGAQVTVVGRGLTVGRTLGLLLTRRDVNATVTLCHTGTRDLAAEVRRADVVIAAAGSPGLITPDMVRPGAAVLDVGVSRVDGKLTGDVAPEVAEVAGFLAPNPGGVGPMTRAMLVSNVVEAAERTVRR, encoded by the coding sequence GTGACGGCAACGATTCTCGACGGCAGGGCGACCAAGGACGCGATCTTCGCCGAGCTGACACCACGGGTGTCGGCTCTGACCGAGCAGGGACGTACGCCTGGTCTGGCGACGGTGCTCGTCGGGGACGATCCCGGCTCGCACGCGTACGTGAAGATGAAGCACGCCGACTGCGCCAAGGTGGGGATCAACTCGATCCGCAGAGACCTCCCCAGCGACATCTCCCAGGAGGAACTGTTCGCCGTCGTCGATGAGCTGAACGCCGACCCCGCCTGCTCCGGTTACATCGTGCAGTTGCCGTTGCCGAAACACCTCGACGAGAACGCGGTGTTGCAGCGGATCGACCCGGCCAAGGACGTCGACGGGCTCGCCCCGTTGAGTCTGGGCAACCTGGTGTTGAACGAACCGGGGTTCCGGCCCTGCACACCCGCGGGGATCATCGAATTGCTGCGCCGGTACGAGGTGCCGCTAAACGGCGCGCAGGTGACGGTCGTGGGCCGGGGCCTCACCGTGGGGCGCACGCTCGGACTGTTGCTGACCCGCCGGGACGTCAACGCCACTGTGACGCTGTGCCACACGGGTACCCGCGACCTCGCGGCGGAGGTCCGCAGGGCTGACGTGGTCATCGCGGCGGCCGGATCGCCGGGGCTCATCACGCCTGACATGGTGCGTCCGGGTGCGGCCGTGCTCGACGTCGGTGTCTCCCGCGTCGACGGCAAACTCACCGGTGACGTCGCACCCGAGGTGGCCGAGGTGGCCGGTTTCCTCGCCCCCAACCCGGGTGGGGTGGGGCCGATGACCAGAGCGATGTTGGTGTCCAACGTCGTCGAGGCCGCCGAACGGACCGTCCGGCGGTGA
- a CDS encoding DUF3017 domain-containing protein — MSGAVTTQDPRKPGRHRDSVLVHLPFAAVLALVAFGMLRIAMYHWREGAVLIGGALLVAAVLRAALSHERTGLLAIRTRTVDVLSYAGLGLLILFTALTITGGPLR; from the coding sequence GTGAGCGGCGCCGTGACCACGCAGGATCCGCGCAAGCCCGGGCGCCACCGCGATTCGGTGCTGGTGCACCTGCCGTTCGCCGCGGTGTTGGCGCTGGTCGCGTTCGGCATGCTGCGCATCGCGATGTACCACTGGCGGGAAGGCGCGGTGCTGATCGGTGGTGCGCTACTGGTGGCGGCCGTGCTGCGGGCGGCGTTGTCGCACGAGCGGACGGGCCTGCTGGCCATTCGCACGAGAACCGTGGACGTACTCAGCTACGCCGGACTGGGATTGCTGATCCTGTTCACCGCGCTGACGATCACCGGGGGACCGCTGCGCTGA
- a CDS encoding GtrA family protein produces MSVLAAVAARLPGVSRVLTGKNHELLKFATVGAITFVIDNAVWYLLKLTVLEDHPTTAKGVGILVATIASYVLNREWSFRTRGGRERPHEAALFFLVSAAALVVNVTPLYVSRYVLGLHRPHVDLFTQEVADFFSGSVLGVGLAMVWRFWAFRRWVFPEDVSESPTGVPRP; encoded by the coding sequence ATGAGTGTGCTGGCCGCCGTCGCCGCTCGGCTGCCCGGTGTGTCGCGCGTGCTGACCGGAAAGAACCACGAGCTGCTGAAGTTCGCCACGGTGGGTGCGATCACTTTCGTGATCGACAACGCCGTGTGGTACCTGCTGAAACTGACGGTGTTGGAGGACCATCCGACCACGGCGAAGGGTGTCGGCATCCTCGTGGCGACCATCGCCTCGTACGTGTTGAACCGGGAGTGGTCCTTCCGGACGCGAGGCGGTCGGGAACGGCCGCACGAGGCCGCGCTGTTCTTCCTGGTCAGTGCGGCCGCGCTGGTCGTCAACGTGACACCGCTGTACGTCTCCCGATACGTCCTCGGCCTGCATCGACCGCACGTGGACCTGTTCACCCAGGAGGTCGCCGACTTCTTCAGCGGCTCGGTGCTCGGGGTGGGGTTGGCCATGGTGTGGCGGTTCTGGGCGTTCCGACGTTGGGTCTTCCCCGAGGACGTCTCCGAATCGCCGACAGGGGTGCCTCGGCCATGA
- a CDS encoding MFS transporter gives MPIALLALAIGAFGIGTTEFVLMGVLPEIAHDLGISISEAGNFITAYALGVVVGAPLLTAVAVRLARKTMLLSMMGVFIASNALFAFAPTPEVGMLFRFAAGLPHGAFFGAGAVVAATLVGAQRRAKAVSMMFLGLTLANVIGVPAGTFLSQQVGWRATFGVVALIGVVALVSIAKLIPHQRPTSNVSLRGELGAFRKPEVWFALAIVTFGLGGGFASLSYVAPVLTDVAGFDGTSVTLLLSLAGLGMTFGNVIGGRLADRFPLTGLYGALTALAVVLLLFTVTANSKIGAAVMLFLVGMTSFMVGPMMQSRIMEKAGGAQSMVSAAVQSAFNIANSIGAYLGGLAIAGGFGLVSPNVVGAMLALVGLTLTVSSAVFDRRRAARVASVDSPDGVDDVDNPRVDDAVQDDSPLEQPGIEPRLESRPEPVAA, from the coding sequence GTGCCCATCGCACTGCTCGCACTCGCGATCGGTGCCTTCGGCATCGGCACGACCGAATTCGTCCTGATGGGCGTACTGCCGGAGATCGCCCATGACCTCGGCATCTCCATTTCCGAGGCCGGCAACTTCATCACCGCCTACGCCCTCGGCGTCGTGGTGGGAGCCCCGTTGCTGACCGCCGTCGCGGTACGCCTGGCCCGTAAGACCATGTTGTTGTCCATGATGGGCGTGTTCATCGCCAGCAACGCCCTGTTCGCCTTCGCCCCCACCCCCGAGGTCGGCATGCTGTTCCGGTTCGCCGCCGGACTCCCCCACGGCGCGTTCTTCGGAGCCGGGGCAGTGGTGGCCGCCACCCTCGTCGGAGCACAGCGTCGCGCTAAGGCCGTGTCCATGATGTTCCTCGGCCTGACCCTCGCCAACGTCATCGGTGTACCTGCGGGAACCTTCCTCAGCCAGCAGGTGGGGTGGAGGGCCACCTTCGGCGTGGTCGCGCTGATCGGCGTCGTGGCTTTGGTCTCCATCGCCAAATTGATTCCCCACCAGCGGCCGACCTCAAACGTCTCGCTGCGCGGTGAGCTCGGCGCGTTCCGCAAGCCCGAGGTGTGGTTCGCCCTCGCCATCGTCACGTTCGGCCTCGGCGGAGGGTTCGCCAGCCTCAGCTACGTCGCACCGGTGCTCACCGACGTCGCCGGTTTCGACGGCACCAGCGTCACGCTCCTGCTGTCGCTGGCGGGGCTGGGCATGACCTTCGGCAACGTGATCGGCGGCCGACTCGCCGACCGCTTCCCGCTGACCGGCCTGTACGGCGCGCTGACCGCCCTGGCGGTCGTGCTGCTGCTGTTCACCGTCACGGCGAACAGCAAGATCGGCGCCGCCGTCATGCTGTTCCTCGTGGGTATGACCTCGTTCATGGTCGGCCCGATGATGCAGTCCCGGATCATGGAGAAGGCCGGCGGCGCGCAGTCGATGGTGTCCGCCGCCGTGCAGTCGGCGTTCAACATCGCCAACTCGATCGGTGCCTACCTCGGAGGCCTCGCCATCGCCGGTGGCTTCGGCCTCGTGTCCCCCAACGTGGTGGGTGCCATGCTCGCCCTGGTCGGGCTCACGCTGACCGTGTCGTCCGCCGTCTTCGACCGGCGGCGGGCGGCTCGGGTCGCAAGCGTCGACAGCCCCGACGGCGTCGATGACGTCGACAACCCCCGGGTCGACGACGCCGTCCAGGACGACTCCCCGCTCGAACAGCCCGGCATCGAGCCGCGGCTGGAATCCCGACCCGAACCCGTCGCGGCGTGA
- a CDS encoding DUF1918 domain-containing protein: protein MRAAVGDTIRVHGHTVGVDGQEGEIIEVRGEHGEPPYLVRFSDGRETLMFPGPDAEILPAKEHTK from the coding sequence ATGCGAGCAGCCGTGGGAGACACCATCCGCGTACACGGACACACCGTGGGCGTGGACGGACAAGAAGGCGAAATCATCGAGGTGCGTGGAGAACACGGCGAGCCGCCATACCTCGTGCGGTTCTCCGACGGACGCGAGACCCTCATGTTCCCAGGACCCGACGCTGAGATCCTGCCGGCCAAGGAACACACCAAATGA
- a CDS encoding NADP-dependent isocitrate dehydrogenase, which translates to MAKIKVEGTVVELDGDEMTRIIWKFIKDKLIHPYLDINLEYYDLGIEERDRTDDQITVDAAHAIAKHGVGVKCATITPDEARVEEFGLKKMWRSPNGTIRNILGGVVFREPIIISNIPRLVPGWTKPIIIGRHAHGDQYKASDFKVPGPGTVTITYTPDDGSEPIEMEVAKFPEGGGVAMGMYNFRKSIEDFARASFNYGLDRGYPVYMSTKNTILKAYDGMFKDVFQEIYDNEFKDKFEARGLTYEHRLIDDMVAASLKWEGGYVWACKNYDGDVQSDTVAQGFGSLGLMTSVLRTPDGRTVEAEAAHGTVTRHYRQHQQGKPTSTNPIASIFAWTRGLEHRGKLDNNSELIGFANTLEKVVIETVESGKMTKDLALLVGGDTPYLTTEEFLATLDANLAAKIAQS; encoded by the coding sequence ATGGCCAAGATCAAGGTCGAGGGCACCGTCGTCGAACTCGACGGCGATGAGATGACCCGCATCATCTGGAAGTTCATCAAGGACAAGCTCATCCACCCATACCTCGACATCAACCTGGAGTACTACGACCTGGGCATCGAGGAGCGGGACCGCACCGACGACCAGATCACGGTCGACGCGGCGCACGCCATCGCCAAGCACGGCGTGGGTGTCAAGTGCGCCACCATCACCCCCGACGAGGCCCGTGTCGAGGAGTTCGGCCTCAAGAAGATGTGGCGCAGCCCCAACGGCACCATCCGCAACATCCTGGGCGGTGTCGTCTTCCGCGAGCCGATCATCATCTCCAACATCCCCCGGCTCGTGCCCGGTTGGACGAAGCCGATCATCATCGGCCGGCACGCCCACGGTGACCAGTACAAGGCGTCGGACTTCAAGGTCCCCGGCCCCGGCACCGTGACCATCACCTACACGCCGGACGACGGCTCCGAGCCCATCGAGATGGAGGTCGCCAAGTTCCCCGAGGGCGGCGGCGTCGCCATGGGCATGTACAACTTCCGCAAGTCGATCGAGGACTTCGCCCGCGCCTCGTTCAACTACGGCCTCGACCGTGGCTACCCGGTCTACATGTCCACCAAGAACACGATCCTCAAGGCCTACGACGGCATGTTCAAGGACGTGTTCCAGGAGATCTACGACAACGAGTTCAAGGACAAGTTCGAGGCCCGGGGCCTGACCTACGAGCACCGGCTCATCGACGACATGGTGGCGGCCTCCCTCAAGTGGGAGGGCGGCTACGTGTGGGCCTGCAAGAACTACGACGGTGACGTGCAGTCCGACACTGTGGCCCAGGGCTTCGGCTCGCTCGGCCTGATGACCTCGGTGCTGCGCACGCCGGACGGCCGCACGGTGGAGGCGGAGGCCGCGCACGGCACGGTGACCCGCCACTACCGCCAGCACCAGCAGGGCAAGCCGACCTCGACCAACCCGATCGCGTCGATCTTCGCGTGGACGCGCGGTTTGGAGCACCGCGGCAAGCTCGACAACAACTCCGAGCTGATCGGCTTCGCCAACACGCTGGAGAAGGTCGTCATCGAGACCGTCGAGAGCGGCAAGATGACCAAGGACCTCGCGCTGCTGGTCGGAGGCGACACGCCGTACCTGACCACCGAGGAGTTCCTCGCGACGCTGGACGCGAACCTCGCGGCCAAGATCGCTCAGAGCTGA
- a CDS encoding SH3 domain-containing protein, whose product MLGNAKRTFVVVGVVLGLAMIYSTGSEQRASEAQGGDGGEVKQDTVCAMTVTADLLNVRSGPGPSHEIVGKFRQGAEIDATTQVRDGFRKIDDHHWAADEYLEPVDDDCG is encoded by the coding sequence GTGCTGGGTAATGCGAAGCGAACGTTCGTCGTCGTCGGCGTCGTTCTGGGCCTGGCGATGATCTACTCGACCGGTTCCGAACAGCGTGCCTCGGAAGCCCAGGGTGGCGATGGCGGTGAGGTCAAGCAGGACACCGTCTGCGCGATGACCGTGACCGCCGACCTGCTCAACGTGCGCTCCGGCCCGGGACCGAGCCACGAGATCGTCGGAAAGTTCCGCCAGGGTGCCGAGATCGACGCCACCACTCAGGTGCGTGACGGTTTCCGCAAGATCGACGATCACCACTGGGCGGCCGACGAGTATCTCGAGCCCGTCGACGACGACTGCGGATGA
- a CDS encoding exodeoxyribonuclease III, whose amino-acid sequence MLTVSTVNVNGLRAAAKKGFSEWFEATSADVVACQEVRADPGVLPDALREPPGWHTVHAACATKGRNGVCLYSRIEPESVRVGFGEAEFEDSGRYVEMWLPRVVVGSLYLPSGEVGTPRQEEKERFMDTFLPYLATLRDKASSEGKEVLVVGDWNIAHAEVDLKNWKANRKNSGFLPEERAWLSRVFDELGYVDVQRHLDPEGPGPYTWWSYRGRAFDNDAGWRIDYQIATPGLAQRCTSMVVERAESYDKRWSDHAPVTATYEI is encoded by the coding sequence GTGCTCACCGTGTCGACCGTCAACGTCAACGGCCTGAGGGCCGCCGCCAAGAAGGGGTTCAGCGAGTGGTTCGAGGCCACATCGGCTGACGTCGTCGCGTGCCAGGAAGTGCGGGCCGATCCCGGTGTTCTGCCCGACGCCTTGCGGGAACCGCCGGGTTGGCACACCGTTCATGCCGCGTGCGCCACCAAGGGGCGTAACGGCGTGTGCCTCTACAGCCGCATCGAACCCGAGTCAGTGCGGGTCGGTTTCGGTGAGGCCGAGTTCGAGGACAGTGGCCGTTACGTCGAGATGTGGCTGCCCAGGGTGGTCGTGGGCAGTCTTTATCTGCCCAGTGGCGAGGTCGGCACGCCCCGGCAGGAGGAGAAGGAACGGTTCATGGACACCTTCCTGCCGTATCTGGCGACTTTGCGGGACAAGGCGTCGTCGGAGGGCAAGGAGGTCCTTGTCGTCGGTGACTGGAACATCGCCCATGCCGAGGTCGACCTGAAGAACTGGAAGGCCAACCGCAAGAATTCCGGCTTCCTGCCCGAGGAGCGCGCGTGGCTTTCCCGCGTGTTCGACGAACTCGGCTACGTCGACGTGCAGCGTCACCTCGACCCCGAGGGGCCCGGTCCGTACACGTGGTGGTCGTACCGGGGCAGGGCCTTCGACAACGACGCCGGATGGCGGATCGACTACCAGATCGCCACTCCCGGTTTGGCGCAGCGGTGCACGTCGATGGTGGTGGAACGGGCCGAAAGTTATGACAAGCGGTGGAGCGATCACGCGCCGGTGACGGCGACGTACGAGATCTGA
- the pglW gene encoding BREX system serine/threonine kinase PglW, with product MSHGRRPIPKPAPPPAQKRWFQERPSPYPWEQDGLDHIKRLMPQAEPYRAWATFSFTAASGRINECDLLIAVPGGLYLVELKGHTGRVVNSGETWSFFREGEKRPRRFRNPLHLTDLKCKELKQRLEWAAKQIGYSGRIPWIEPAIFLSAPGLVSELDEVQRTRVYGRDEQVEGLDWIWRDLLSRPPQREQQRVSPKFSQRLPELLKKIGIRASTAHLHFGDDWVLSDEVLDAGPTWEDRLAKHAGPVRDEGRVRIYLTEQQAVEERRQSVERAARREYQVLQGIIHRGIAQAMQFREHQSGPAILFRHNSSDLRLDSYLEIHGERLSIETRLDLVRQLAEAVQYAHHRSLYHRALSARSVWVAAKEDGSDPVLRITDWQAAARDFDSTSTATVGKTSLTGEHLASSAEVYLAPEFAPHADPVDLDVFGLGAVSFLILTGQPPATQRSGLIERLAESQGLHPYAVSDGISDALDALVFDATRTDLSQRLESADAFLKRLDAAEWESLPESSVPVVDPLTVSAGQMVDEQWRVERVLGTGATARALLVRRVDTDDEQPERRVLKVALDEDKAQHLHAEARALALAGGGVVVKLLDGPRELGGRTVLDLEYAGGQDPQGYTLGELLRAEGKLSYHNLERYGRDLFTALDQLAGKGVRHRDLKPDNFGVYRRADRSTQLMLFDFSLAEASERDVTAGTRGYLDPFLGTNRRPAYDDHAERYAAAVTLHEMASGQRPVWGDGVSDPRTTGDELPVLAVELFEPALRDGLTEFFQRALHRDVNRRFDTLRQMEDAWREVFTAADTAQPLTTPDTVGIEGKTLEEARDFYAEKATLDTQLDVAGLSPRAVSLAQSLGATTVRELLEQVRPYEISRARGAGKVVRNELNRRYKQWTRALSLQDEPDRPAPEATPGLSTVDDFVAWLVPQKARRGSRKADVVRLTLGLPEGDDDELLRWPTQTEVARRLEITQGTVSQHYRAAVKAWAAEPWLSRVRDELVELVAEAGRVMTAHELAAAVRAKYGVAEPEARERALARSLAVVRAAVDTEAWERQQDEDEDEEGPRFSALRRGDHVLIALESLPGTDAPSAPELADYAVALGARADELVAMDPLPGRGVVVRELRAVPAPEGLPSQADTRLVELAAVMSQRAAASARAELYPRELDMVRALRMSQAAVGVRRETGITREALLAKVRARFPAVVVDDQTSEVQLEEALRAAGTPLEWDTETKRFRPPEPKFSRSAVSSSTSRSGHGPLFSGGVDPREVLGGKLVRAGEHGGFLALTLRGVYLPGVAEALASRYAVHPVHVDSEFVATFRELIAERGQDWELVRRLDAGFGRTGLPKPGFREYVRKVWERLRDRLVAVGGERTVLLLHHAGLVGRYADLGGREFLTSLQQAARSASAKPHGLWVLCPGESAREAPQLDGLRVEALTESERVVLDKDFLRDLQVVDQAS from the coding sequence ATGTCCCACGGCCGGAGACCGATACCGAAGCCTGCACCGCCGCCCGCCCAGAAGCGGTGGTTCCAGGAGCGGCCGTCCCCGTATCCGTGGGAGCAGGATGGGCTAGACCACATCAAACGGTTGATGCCGCAGGCGGAACCGTACCGAGCCTGGGCCACGTTCTCTTTCACCGCGGCCTCCGGTCGGATCAATGAGTGCGATCTGCTGATCGCGGTTCCCGGTGGGCTCTATCTGGTGGAGCTCAAAGGCCATACCGGGCGTGTGGTGAACAGCGGTGAGACGTGGAGTTTCTTCAGGGAGGGGGAAAAGCGGCCACGGAGGTTTCGCAATCCGCTGCATCTCACCGACCTGAAGTGCAAGGAACTCAAGCAGCGTTTGGAGTGGGCTGCCAAGCAGATCGGGTACAGCGGGCGGATACCGTGGATCGAGCCGGCGATTTTCCTTTCCGCGCCCGGGTTGGTGTCGGAGCTCGACGAGGTGCAGCGCACCCGCGTGTACGGCCGTGACGAACAGGTCGAGGGGCTGGATTGGATTTGGCGTGACCTGTTGTCGCGTCCACCGCAGCGGGAGCAGCAGCGGGTCAGCCCGAAGTTCTCACAGCGGTTGCCGGAGCTGTTGAAGAAGATCGGCATTCGGGCTTCGACGGCGCACCTGCATTTCGGTGATGACTGGGTGCTCTCCGACGAGGTGCTGGACGCGGGGCCGACGTGGGAGGACCGTCTCGCCAAGCACGCGGGGCCGGTGCGCGATGAGGGTCGGGTCCGCATCTACCTCACCGAGCAGCAGGCCGTCGAGGAGCGGCGGCAGTCGGTGGAGCGGGCCGCGCGGCGTGAGTATCAGGTGTTGCAGGGCATCATTCACCGTGGCATCGCGCAGGCCATGCAGTTCCGGGAGCATCAAAGCGGTCCCGCGATCCTCTTCCGACACAATTCGTCGGATCTGCGGTTGGACTCCTATCTGGAAATCCATGGTGAACGGCTCAGCATCGAGACTCGGCTTGACTTGGTGCGACAGCTCGCCGAGGCCGTGCAGTACGCCCACCATCGCTCGCTCTACCACCGTGCCCTGTCGGCACGTTCGGTGTGGGTTGCGGCCAAAGAGGATGGCTCCGATCCGGTGTTGCGGATCACCGACTGGCAGGCCGCTGCCCGTGACTTCGATTCGACGTCGACGGCGACGGTGGGTAAGACGTCGTTGACCGGGGAACATTTGGCCAGTTCGGCGGAGGTGTACCTGGCACCGGAGTTCGCCCCACACGCCGATCCGGTGGACCTCGACGTCTTCGGCCTGGGCGCGGTGTCGTTCCTGATCCTGACCGGGCAGCCACCTGCCACACAGCGCAGCGGCCTCATCGAACGGTTGGCCGAAAGCCAGGGGCTGCATCCGTACGCGGTGTCGGACGGTATTTCCGATGCGCTCGACGCGTTGGTGTTCGACGCGACCCGTACGGATCTGTCACAGCGGTTGGAGTCGGCGGATGCCTTCCTCAAGCGCTTGGACGCGGCGGAGTGGGAGTCGCTGCCCGAGTCCTCGGTGCCGGTGGTCGATCCGCTCACCGTGTCGGCCGGGCAGATGGTGGATGAGCAGTGGCGTGTTGAGCGGGTGCTCGGCACCGGTGCCACGGCGCGGGCTTTGCTGGTCCGCAGGGTGGACACCGACGACGAACAGCCTGAGCGTCGGGTCCTCAAGGTCGCGCTCGACGAGGACAAGGCACAGCACCTGCACGCGGAGGCCCGAGCCTTGGCGTTGGCGGGTGGCGGTGTGGTGGTGAAGCTGCTCGACGGTCCTCGTGAGCTCGGTGGTCGCACCGTGCTCGACTTGGAGTACGCGGGTGGTCAGGACCCCCAGGGCTACACGTTGGGCGAGTTGTTGCGCGCTGAGGGCAAGCTCAGCTACCACAACTTGGAGCGTTATGGCCGCGACTTGTTCACCGCGTTGGATCAGCTCGCGGGCAAGGGCGTGCGTCATCGGGATCTGAAGCCGGACAACTTCGGCGTCTACCGCAGGGCTGATCGGTCGACGCAGTTGATGTTGTTCGACTTCTCGCTGGCCGAGGCGTCGGAGCGCGATGTCACGGCAGGCACACGCGGATATCTGGATCCCTTCCTGGGCACCAATCGCCGTCCCGCCTACGACGATCACGCCGAGCGCTATGCGGCGGCGGTGACATTGCATGAGATGGCATCCGGTCAGCGACCGGTGTGGGGTGACGGGGTCAGTGATCCTCGCACGACCGGTGATGAGCTGCCCGTGCTCGCGGTCGAGCTGTTCGAGCCGGCGTTGCGTGACGGATTGACGGAGTTCTTCCAGCGTGCGCTGCATCGGGATGTCAATCGCCGGTTCGACACGTTGCGGCAGATGGAGGACGCCTGGCGCGAGGTGTTCACCGCGGCGGATACCGCCCAGCCACTCACCACTCCGGACACGGTGGGCATCGAAGGTAAGACGCTGGAGGAAGCCCGCGACTTCTACGCCGAGAAGGCGACCTTGGACACGCAGCTCGACGTGGCCGGGCTGAGCCCGCGCGCGGTGTCGTTGGCGCAGTCGCTTGGTGCTACGACGGTGCGGGAATTGTTGGAGCAGGTGCGGCCGTATGAGATCAGTCGAGCGCGCGGTGCGGGCAAGGTGGTGCGCAACGAGCTGAACCGCCGGTACAAGCAGTGGACGCGGGCGCTGTCGCTGCAGGACGAGCCTGACCGGCCGGCCCCGGAGGCCACGCCCGGTTTGTCCACTGTGGATGATTTTGTTGCGTGGTTGGTGCCGCAGAAGGCGCGGAGGGGTTCGCGCAAGGCCGATGTCGTGCGGTTGACGCTCGGGTTGCCGGAGGGGGACGACGATGAGCTACTGCGGTGGCCGACGCAGACCGAGGTCGCCCGGCGGCTGGAGATCACGCAGGGCACGGTGTCGCAGCATTACCGCGCGGCAGTGAAGGCGTGGGCGGCCGAGCCGTGGCTGTCGAGGGTGCGCGACGAGTTGGTGGAGCTGGTCGCCGAGGCGGGCCGGGTGATGACGGCGCACGAGCTGGCGGCCGCGGTGAGAGCCAAGTACGGAGTCGCGGAGCCGGAGGCTCGAGAACGTGCCTTGGCGAGGTCGTTGGCGGTGGTGCGTGCGGCGGTGGACACCGAGGCGTGGGAGCGGCAACAGGATGAGGACGAGGACGAGGAAGGCCCACGGTTCTCGGCGTTGCGGCGTGGCGATCACGTGTTGATTGCGTTGGAGTCTTTGCCGGGCACCGACGCACCGAGCGCTCCGGAGTTGGCTGACTACGCCGTGGCGTTGGGGGCGCGGGCCGATGAGCTGGTGGCCATGGACCCGCTTCCCGGCCGAGGCGTGGTGGTGCGGGAGTTGCGGGCGGTGCCGGCTCCGGAGGGGCTGCCCTCGCAGGCGGATACGCGTCTTGTGGAGTTGGCCGCGGTGATGTCGCAGCGGGCGGCGGCGTCGGCGCGCGCGGAGCTGTATCCCCGGGAGTTGGATATGGTGCGCGCGCTGCGCATGTCGCAGGCCGCGGTGGGGGTGCGTCGTGAAACGGGGATCACGCGCGAAGCCCTGTTGGCGAAGGTGCGTGCGCGGTTCCCGGCCGTGGTGGTGGATGACCAGACCTCGGAAGTGCAGCTGGAGGAGGCGCTGCGCGCGGCGGGGACCCCGTTGGAATGGGATACGGAGACGAAGCGGTTCCGGCCGCCGGAACCGAAGTTCTCCCGTTCGGCCGTGTCGTCCAGTACGAGCCGAAGTGGTCACGGTCCGCTGTTCTCCGGTGGTGTGGACCCACGGGAGGTGTTGGGCGGGAAACTCGTCAGGGCGGGGGAGCACGGCGGGTTCTTGGCGTTGACGCTGCGGGGGGTGTATCTGCCGGGAGTCGCCGAGGCGTTGGCGTCGCGGTATGCGGTGCACCCGGTGCACGTGGACAGCGAGTTTGTGGCGACATTCCGTGAGTTGATCGCCGAGCGCGGCCAGGACTGGGAGCTGGTGCGCAGGTTGGACGCCGGCTTCGGGCGGACGGGGCTACCGAAGCCGGGTTTCCGCGAGTATGTGCGGAAGGTGTGGGAGCGGCTGCGGGACCGGTTGGTGGCGGTCGGGGGTGAACGCACGGTGCTGTTGCTGCACCATGCGGGTTTGGTGGGCCGCTATGCCGACCTGGGTGGGCGCGAGTTCTTGACAAGTTTGCAGCAGGCGGCCCGTTCAGCGAGCGCGAAGCCGCATGGTTTGTGGGTGTTGTGTCCGGGCGAGTCGGCGCGGGAAGCACCTCAGCTCGACGGTCTGCGTGTCGAAGCGTTGACGGAGTCGGAGCGGGTGGTGTTGGACAAGGATTTCCTGCGTGATTTGCAGGTGGTTGATCAGGCGAGCTGA
- a CDS encoding DUF3558 domain-containing protein, protein MAVAAMLIVLVSACSAEQSGHAEATSQAVPSDSSSSIPATDASPSSRVSLSIDPCELLSEEDLAEVGKFDTKYREGGGARSCYWRHSFENGGDGFTFVVSVRDAQSIETVVDGGGGVHRDEVNQRPSAWTVDPKFDDCTFAMKIDEMSRVDVSVAGDSDSNDSCEVAKVIAGMIEPNLPEIP, encoded by the coding sequence GTGGCTGTCGCAGCGATGCTCATTGTTCTTGTTTCCGCATGCTCTGCGGAGCAATCTGGACATGCGGAGGCAACCTCTCAAGCAGTTCCAAGTGATTCCTCCAGCAGTATTCCGGCCACGGATGCGAGCCCATCCAGTCGGGTTAGTTTGTCGATTGACCCTTGTGAGTTGCTTTCCGAAGAGGATCTTGCTGAAGTGGGAAAATTCGATACAAAATACCGGGAAGGCGGCGGGGCTCGTTCATGCTACTGGCGGCATAGCTTCGAAAATGGAGGCGATGGGTTCACTTTTGTTGTCAGTGTGCGAGATGCGCAAAGTATTGAAACAGTGGTTGATGGTGGCGGGGGAGTTCATCGGGATGAAGTAAACCAGCGTCCGTCGGCGTGGACAGTGGATCCGAAATTTGATGACTGCACTTTCGCAATGAAAATCGATGAGATGTCGCGGGTCGATGTTAGTGTTGCTGGGGATAGCGACTCGAACGATTCATGCGAGGTCGCTAAGGTGATTGCAGGTATGATTGAACCTAACCTTCCTGAAATCCCTTAA